The following coding sequences lie in one Leptotrichia hongkongensis genomic window:
- the dnaA gene encoding chromosomal replication initiator protein DnaA, whose product MDVVKLWEKIKKIMKKRVNEGEFELFFENVEATKLEESVFTLTCNSKLIKENMEKYKSQMEEIIEIVTDEEVTINFEIKKQDVMSYKPETHSFPKETMEKASLVHTGLNPKHRLDNFVVGENSKLAYNACLAVVKNPTVYNPLFIFGSSGLGKTHLMQAVGNAILENDPSKRVYYSTSEEFANEFFKVLNSGRIQHFRDTFRALDVLLLDDIQFFEKVFGRGEGTVEEEFFHTFNKLQELGKQIIMISDKSPKEIKNLSKRLESRFLSGLTVEIQSPGYETRMMILKNMAKAQGIEIDDSILEYISDSLDTNVRELEGTLTNLNARAKLLDEQITLELVQEMLMHNVKREQSKVTAKKVIEMISAQYGVSVTDMKSKKRQKKIVETRQIAMYLLKNNDELDLSLTAIGGLFGGKDHSTVISSIRKIDKKTKEDVAFKKEIEALNKKIFRA is encoded by the coding sequence ATGGATGTTGTGAAATTGTGGGAAAAAATTAAGAAAATTATGAAAAAAAGAGTTAATGAAGGGGAATTTGAGCTGTTTTTTGAAAATGTGGAGGCAACTAAACTTGAAGAGAGTGTCTTTACTCTTACTTGTAATTCGAAGCTAATAAAGGAAAATATGGAAAAATATAAAAGCCAGATGGAAGAAATTATAGAAATTGTGACAGATGAAGAAGTTACGATAAACTTTGAGATAAAAAAACAGGATGTGATGTCGTATAAGCCTGAAACTCACAGTTTTCCAAAAGAAACAATGGAAAAAGCTTCACTTGTTCACACAGGACTAAATCCAAAGCACAGGCTTGATAATTTTGTTGTTGGGGAAAACAGTAAGCTTGCATATAATGCCTGTCTTGCAGTTGTAAAAAATCCAACGGTTTATAACCCTCTTTTTATTTTTGGAAGTTCAGGGCTTGGAAAAACCCATCTTATGCAGGCTGTAGGAAATGCAATTTTAGAAAATGACCCAAGTAAGCGTGTTTATTATTCTACTTCTGAAGAATTTGCAAATGAATTTTTTAAAGTTTTGAACAGTGGACGAATTCAGCATTTTCGTGATACATTCCGTGCTTTAGATGTACTTCTTCTAGATGATATACAATTTTTTGAAAAGGTGTTTGGACGTGGAGAAGGGACTGTGGAAGAAGAATTTTTCCACACATTTAACAAGTTGCAGGAACTTGGAAAACAGATAATAATGATAAGTGACAAGTCGCCAAAGGAAATAAAAAATCTGTCAAAACGTCTAGAATCAAGATTTTTGTCAGGCCTAACAGTGGAAATCCAAAGTCCAGGATATGAAACTCGTATGATGATTCTAAAAAACATGGCAAAAGCACAGGGAATCGAAATAGACGACAGTATTTTAGAATATATTTCAGACTCTCTTGATACAAACGTAAGAGAACTGGAAGGAACGCTTACAAATTTAAATGCCCGTGCAAAACTTCTAGATGAACAGATAACGTTAGAACTTGTGCAGGAAATGCTTATGCATAACGTAAAACGAGAACAGTCTAAAGTAACAGCAAAAAAAGTAATAGAAATGATTTCTGCACAGTATGGTGTCAGTGTAACCGACATGAAATCCAAAAAACGTCAGAAAAAAATAGTTGAAACAAGACAAATTGCAATGTATCTGTTAAAGAATAATGATGAATTGGATTTAAGCCTGACAGCAATTGGTGGACTTTTTGGCGGAAAAGATCACAGCACGGTTATAAGCAGTATTAGAAAAATTGATAAGAAAACGAAGGAAGATGTTGCGT